From the Acetomicrobium thermoterrenum DSM 13490 genome, the window TCCCGAGCCTAACCTCCCAGTTACAGCAATTATTTTACCCCATCTATATTTCTTTAAAGCTTCATGCCTGATATTATCCCAAATTAACAAGTCAAAACATCCCCCTCACGCAATCGCAAACCATTTAAAAAGGAGCGTCCATTAACGACCTTTTTACCCTCTCGTTGCACTTCAAGGAGCAAAACAGCACCCTTTCCACATGCCACTGCGGGAAAACCGTCAACAATCTTAAATATTGTTCCAACAGGAGCAAATATTTCATCGTTGTTGATCAGTTTTGTTCTCCAAACCTTAAGCCTTTTGTTGTTTATAAGCGTATATGCTCCCGGTTCCGGATTAAGCGCTCTGACCTTATTATGGATCTTCAAAGCCTCTTCGTTAAAATCGAAAAGGGCCTCTTCGTTAGTTATTTTTGGGGCGTATGTCGCTTCAGATTCGTTCTGTTCTCTAAATTCGTAAATTCCTTTTGGAAGGGCGTCTAATGTATTTATAAGAAGTTCTATACCTCTGCAACGAAGTTTTTCGCCTAAAGTTCCGGCAGTGTCGTCTAAATCAATGTATACTTTATTTTGAGCTAAAATAGGACCGGCATCCAATGATTCAGTTAACCTAAATACCGTGACTCCTGTGGTTTGTTGTCCATCCATTATCGCTCTTTGAATTGGAGCAGCTCCCCGGTATTTTGGTAAAAGGGAAGGGTGTAAATTTATACAGCCAAACTTAGGTGTAGACAGAAAGGGCTCTTTGATCTTCTGTCCAAAATCAATTACAACTATTAAATCGGGAGAATTTAACATCAATTTTTCCTTAATAATAACGTCGTCATT encodes:
- the fmt gene encoding methionyl-tRNA formyltransferase; translation: MWYMGSGSWGAQCLRELAKLSYNPELVITSGPRPSGRGLRRKPNDVEEMAYWLDIEVRRSENINDDVIIKEKLMLNSPDLIVVIDFGQKIKEPFLSTPKFGCINLHPSLLPKYRGAAPIQRAIMDGQQTTGVTVFRLTESLDAGPILAQNKVYIDLDDTAGTLGEKLRCRGIELLINTLDALPKGIYEFREQNESEATYAPKITNEEALFDFNEEALKIHNKVRALNPEPGAYTLINNKRLKVWRTKLINNDEIFAPVGTIFKIVDGFPAVACGKGAVLLLEVQREGKKVVNGRSFLNGLRLREGDVLTC